In Leptospira bourretii, the genomic window TCCATCAGGTGCGATCAAATCGGCAGAGAGAACGGTTTTGGGGTCATTTGGATTTTGTTTCATATAGAAGGCTTTGATCGCCCTTGGGAAATTTTGGATGAAGATGGCGTTCCCATAATGGTTCGTCAGGATTTGTTCTCTTTCCGAATTGATGTCCTCACCCCAAACAATTTCTTCACCAGCTGTCTGCAAAACTTGGATTGCTTCGCCGTAGTCCACTCGGGGAAATGATTTTTTTAATTGTTCTAAAAGAGGAGCTGGGTCCCGGTCCAGAGTTTTTAAGTCTTCTAAAGTTCGTTCAATGGTCGTTTGGAGGACTGTTTTGACAAATCGTTCCTGTAAATCCAAGTTTCCATCTTGGCCAAGAAAAGCAGTTTCTGCCTCAAGCATCCAAAACTCAGTTAAGTGCCTTCTTGTTTTGCTTTTTTCAGCCCGAAACGTTGGACCAAAGCAATACACTTTGGAATGGGCAAAGGCAGCAGTTTCGAGATAAAGTTGACCTGTTTGGGCTAGGTAGGCTTGTCCTAGATCAAAGTATTCCGTTGAAAACAAAGTCCCGGCGGACTCACCGATGGATCCTGTCAGGATGGGTGTGTCTATGAGAGTGTAGCCATCGTTACGAAAGAACTCACGGATGGCAAAAGACAATTCGGAACGTACCCTCTGGATGGCTAGTTGTCTTTTCGATCGTAGCCAGAGATGTCTATGGTTGTGTAAAAAATCTGGCCCGTGTTCTTTGGGTGTGATGGGATATTGGTGTGATTCTCCGACAACCGTAAAGGAATGTAGGAAAAGTTCCCTACCACCGGGTGCTTTGGGATTCTCTTGTAACACTCCGATGACGACAAGCGAAGTTTCTTGCGGGAGAGCCTTTACATCTTTGAATGTTTCTTCACCCAAAAATTCTTTTTCTGCCACTATCTGAAAAATCTTACCGTCCATCCGGAGTTGGAGGAATTGGACATGGTTGTTTCCACGGAGTCCTTGGACCCAACCTTGGAAACGAACGGTAGCAGCGGAATGGGGAGAATTGGATTGTGATGGATCTAAACTTGGAGTCATGGATGGTTTTTTCTGTTTGCCAGTTCGATTTTCTCTGAAATTTTGAACTTACAGAATGAAATCTAGCATCCTATTAGACGGTAAAGCGATTTCCGAAAAAATTCGAAATCGAATCGCAGAAACACTAGCAAAAGCTAAATCCGAAGGCAAAGGCGTCCCGACTCTTGCGACCATCCTTGTTGGGGATAACCCCGCATCCGAAACCTATGTGAACATGAAGGTTAAGGCCTGCGAAAAAGTGGGAATGGGCTCTCGTTATGTTCGGATGAAAGAAGAAACAACCACAGAAGAGTTGTTAGCTGAAATTAAAAAACTGAATGCGGATGATTCAGTGAACGGAATCCTTTTACAACATCCAGTTCCGCATCAAATTGATGAACGTCTTTGTTTTGATGAAATTGCATTAGAAAAGGACGTTGATGGTGTCACCACCATTTCTTTTGGTAAACTATCAATGAACAGTGAAGCCTATTTTCCATGCACACCGTATGGGATGGTTCTTTTGCTTCAGGAATATGGAATCGATGTTTCTGGTAAACATGCTGTTGTTGTGGGAAGGTCCCCTATTCTTGGAAAACCAATGGCGATTATGCTTACAAACTTAAATGCCACTGTTACCTTATGTCATTCGAAAACAAAAAATTTACCAGATCTTGTGAAACAAGCGGACATCGTTGTTGGTGCTGTTGGGAAACCAGAATTTATTAAAGCAGATTGGATTAAGGAAGGTGCAGTCGTTTTGGATGCTGGTTATAATGTTGGCAACGTTGGCGATATTGAGATCTCCAAAGCAAAAGACAAAGCTTCTTATTATACTCCTGTACCTGGTGGTGTTGGTCCGATGACGATCTCAGTTTTATTGCTGCAAACCATGTATAGTTTTTTAAATCAATTTTCTCCTAAGTTGGATTCTCATGCCTCAAACCGTTAGTTTTGACGAATGTTTTCAAACGGTTCCAAAACTAGACCCACCATCGGACTTGGATAGTTTCTGGAAGGCAGGGATAGTCGAATTAAAAAAAGTTCCGATCAAAGCAACGTACAAAACTGTTTTGAAAGGATCGTTTATTTGGGAATCTCTTAATGATATTAGTTTTCAGAGTATCGACAATCACGTGTTACATGGAAAGCTGGCAATTCCTCGAAAAAGAGGAAACAGACCCGTTGTTGTTTACTTTCATGACTATTTAGCTGTTCCAGAAGAAATCCAAAAAGGTTATTCCGATTTGGGTGTGGCCCAACTCCATATCACCTTACGCGGACATGGTGAGGAAATGGTTCACGCTCCCCTCGACCCAACTACTGGAAAAGCACTTATTGGTTGGACACCTAATTATTTTGCTCATGGACTTGATCAAAAAGAAGATTTTTACATGCGCAAACTCTACTTGGACGTAATTCGTACAATTGAGTTTTTGCGTTTGACCGACGGGATTGACGGAGACCAAATCATTTTGCATGGAAAATCTTTAGGTTCCGCCTTATCAGTATTTGGTGCAGCCTATTCCGATCGAATCAAAGGATTGATTCTCGAAACACCTTCTTTTTGTTATATTGATAAGGACCAAATTTCTCTAAAGGGGAATCCTTGGATTCGTGAACTCACTCCCTTTTTAGAAAAAAGGGCCACTAAAAAAGTAGATTATAAAAAAGAACTGGCTTATTTCGATGCTTTGAACTTTGCCAAAAAAATCAAAATCCCTGCTCTCTTTTCTTGCGGAATGGAAGATGTGATCTCTCATCCAAAATCCACCTTTGCTTTGTTTAATCATATGAATTGTGATAAACGTATGCAGTTGTATCCAACGGAAGGAAATGAAGCTGGAAAAGACAAACAACCCCAAGCCAACTTGGAATTTGTTAAAGAAATTTTTGCTTTATGACAATACTTCCCTTTGTATTTCAGAATTCCAAATCAGGAAAAAAAGAACCTTTTTTACCGAAGGATCCTTTGAATGTAAGTATCTATTCTTGTGGGCCAACTGTTTATAATTTTGCTCATATTGGAAATATTCGTTCGTTTTTGTTTGTGGACGTTCTTCGCCGTTCTCTACTGCTCGGTGGATATAAACTCAACCAATCCATGAACATCACAGACATTGATGATAAAATCATCAATGAATCGATCAAAAGAAAAATTAGTGTCGAAGAGTTTACTAAACCATGGACAGAAGCCTTTTTTAAAGATTTAGAAACCCTTCATGTTCAAAAACTAGAACACTATCCAAAAGCCACTGAATCTATTGAAGACATGGTAGGACTTGTTGAAACACTTCAGAAGAACGGCCTTGTTTACGAAAAGGATGGGAGTTTATACTTTTCCATTCAAAAATTTAGTCGTTATGGGGAACTTTCGAAAATCGATGTTTCCGGGATGAAGTCTGGTGTTCGATACGATGCAGATGAATATGAAAAGGATGATGTTCGTGATTTTGTTCTTTGGAAAAACCAAAAGAACGAAGAAGAAAAATGTTGGCATACGAAAATCGGAACGGGTCGTCCTGGTTGGCATTTAGAATGTTCCGCAATGATTCGCAAAGTGTATGGTTCCGGCGTTGACATTCATACCGGCGGAATTGACCTTCTCTTTCCCCATCATGAAAATGAAGCAGCTCAAAGTTACGGGGCTTATCCGAACGAAGAGTTTGTTGGGGTATGGTTACATTGTGAACATCTCCTTGTGGATGGAGAAAAAATGTCAAAAAGTAAGGGAAATTTTTATACCTTACGAGACATTTTAGAGAAAGGATATGATCCAAATTCCATTCGTTACCATTTGATTTCAGCACATTACAGAAGTAAGTTGAACTTTTCTTTGAGTAAATTGGAAGAATCCAAAACGGCAATGGAAAGAATTCAAAATACTATTTATCGAATTTTAGATGAAGGGAAATTATGGGACAAGGTTCCGAAATCTTCCAAGGATTTTGTTTTTTCTGTTCCCGAATTACAGAAACTAAATTTGGAGTTTTTGAGTTCGTTGGCAGATGATTTAAATGTTCCCAAAGCACTTGCTTCTGTTTTTGAACTCGTAAGGATTGTGAACCAGTTTTTGGATTCGAATAAAGAACTTTCCGATTCTTTATTTTTAAAAGAAGCTCTATTATTGTTTTTTAAAACAAATGAACTTTTTGCTGTTTTTTCCTTTGAGAAAAAAATCCAGTCTTTGGATGGAATAACTGAAGATTGGATTTTGGAACAAATAGAAGCCAGAAAAACCGCAAAACAAAACAAAGATTTCTCTACTGCCGACAAAATTCGTAAAGAGTTGGAAGAAAAAGGAATCCTTCTCGCTGACACAAAAGAAGGAAAAACCACATGGAAAAAAGCCCAGTAGAAATACTTTTTGGTAAAAGAAATTTTTACGAATTTTTAGAATCTTTGGAACAGATGGCTCCGGAACGAGGTGTAAAAACCATTCGAGAAGTCATTGTCAAAGATTCGATGGGAAATGAAGAAAAACAAAGAATCCGAGGATATATTCCAAATTCCGTAAAGTTTACTACGGTTTCCACGAGAGAGCTGGATCGCATTGCGTCTGATAAAAACCACCAAGGTTATGTTATCATTCGTACAAAACAAAAATCGTTTTCATCACTTGGGTTTGAACAATTTAAACAGAATGTAGAGGCCGGCGAAGGCCCAATTCTCATATTGGATCGTATCCAGGACCCTGGGAATCTTGGGAATATTCTGAGAACCGCTGAATGTATGGGCGTGAAACATGTGTTAATGTCCGATCGGGATACTTCGCCAATTACTCCTGTTGTGGAAAAGGTTTCTGCGGGAGCGGTCCATCATTTACAAATCTACCGAGTTGCAAACTTGATGCACGGGATGGAATTTTTAAAAAAAAATGAATACTGGATTCTTGCCACCGACGAGGAAGGTGAAGAAGCTATTTGGGAAACTTTGCCTGATGCATCTCAGATGGCGGTCATTATGGGGAATGAAGGTGAAGGTGTTAAACGGTTGTTATTAGAAGAAGCAGATTATGTAGCAAGGATCCCACTATTTGGTTCTGTAACATCTTTAAATGTAGTGGTTGCTTGCGGAATCACTTTGGATCGGGTACAAAATGTTTCGCGTTAGGCGAAATATTATTATTTTTGTTTTAAATCTTTTGATTGGAACTTTCGTATTTCCATCTTGTATTTACGACTTCTATCGAAAGGAATTTGTCTCCGAAGAGAAAAAAAACGACGAAGTGCTTTTATTTGCTCTTCTTGGCCTCCTGCCCAATCCCAACCAAAAGTTATATGGTTTTTTCCCTGGTTTTTCAAGGAACTTATCAGATTCACAATTTATATCTTCTGAGTTTTTCCCCAAGTCTGGGAAAAAAAAGATCGTTTTGATTCATGGCTGGAATCCTGCTGAAAGAGATTCTGACCCCATCACAAACGATGAGAAAAAAATTCAAAATATAAAAAATACATTTTCCAATGGGCTGATTCACTTTCAAGAAGGCAGGGCCTCAGCGAACAGCGAATTTGATTTCTATGTATATACTTACCGAACTTCCAATAGTATTCTAATCAATGGAAAACAATTTTTTAACACGT contains:
- the cysS gene encoding cysteine--tRNA ligase, translated to MLPFVFQNSKSGKKEPFLPKDPLNVSIYSCGPTVYNFAHIGNIRSFLFVDVLRRSLLLGGYKLNQSMNITDIDDKIINESIKRKISVEEFTKPWTEAFFKDLETLHVQKLEHYPKATESIEDMVGLVETLQKNGLVYEKDGSLYFSIQKFSRYGELSKIDVSGMKSGVRYDADEYEKDDVRDFVLWKNQKNEEEKCWHTKIGTGRPGWHLECSAMIRKVYGSGVDIHTGGIDLLFPHHENEAAQSYGAYPNEEFVGVWLHCEHLLVDGEKMSKSKGNFYTLRDILEKGYDPNSIRYHLISAHYRSKLNFSLSKLEESKTAMERIQNTIYRILDEGKLWDKVPKSSKDFVFSVPELQKLNLEFLSSLADDLNVPKALASVFELVRIVNQFLDSNKELSDSLFLKEALLLFFKTNELFAVFSFEKKIQSLDGITEDWILEQIEARKTAKQNKDFSTADKIRKELEEKGILLADTKEGKTTWKKAQ
- a CDS encoding acetylxylan esterase — translated: MPQTVSFDECFQTVPKLDPPSDLDSFWKAGIVELKKVPIKATYKTVLKGSFIWESLNDISFQSIDNHVLHGKLAIPRKRGNRPVVVYFHDYLAVPEEIQKGYSDLGVAQLHITLRGHGEEMVHAPLDPTTGKALIGWTPNYFAHGLDQKEDFYMRKLYLDVIRTIEFLRLTDGIDGDQIILHGKSLGSALSVFGAAYSDRIKGLILETPSFCYIDKDQISLKGNPWIRELTPFLEKRATKKVDYKKELAYFDALNFAKKIKIPALFSCGMEDVISHPKSTFALFNHMNCDKRMQLYPTEGNEAGKDKQPQANLEFVKEIFAL
- the folD gene encoding bifunctional methylenetetrahydrofolate dehydrogenase/methenyltetrahydrofolate cyclohydrolase FolD, which encodes MKSSILLDGKAISEKIRNRIAETLAKAKSEGKGVPTLATILVGDNPASETYVNMKVKACEKVGMGSRYVRMKEETTTEELLAEIKKLNADDSVNGILLQHPVPHQIDERLCFDEIALEKDVDGVTTISFGKLSMNSEAYFPCTPYGMVLLLQEYGIDVSGKHAVVVGRSPILGKPMAIMLTNLNATVTLCHSKTKNLPDLVKQADIVVGAVGKPEFIKADWIKEGAVVLDAGYNVGNVGDIEISKAKDKASYYTPVPGGVGPMTISVLLLQTMYSFLNQFSPKLDSHASNR
- the asnS gene encoding asparagine--tRNA ligase yields the protein MTPSLDPSQSNSPHSAATVRFQGWVQGLRGNNHVQFLQLRMDGKIFQIVAEKEFLGEETFKDVKALPQETSLVVIGVLQENPKAPGGRELFLHSFTVVGESHQYPITPKEHGPDFLHNHRHLWLRSKRQLAIQRVRSELSFAIREFFRNDGYTLIDTPILTGSIGESAGTLFSTEYFDLGQAYLAQTGQLYLETAAFAHSKVYCFGPTFRAEKSKTRRHLTEFWMLEAETAFLGQDGNLDLQERFVKTVLQTTIERTLEDLKTLDRDPAPLLEQLKKSFPRVDYGEAIQVLQTAGEEIVWGEDINSEREQILTNHYGNAIFIQNFPRAIKAFYMKQNPNDPKTVLSADLIAPDGIGEIIGGSEREESFDKIVERLQEEGLPPEDYSWYLDLRKYGSVPHSGFGMGLERVIAWICGLSHIRECIPFPRMIYRLSP
- the rlmB gene encoding 23S rRNA (guanosine(2251)-2'-O)-methyltransferase RlmB — its product is MEKSPVEILFGKRNFYEFLESLEQMAPERGVKTIREVIVKDSMGNEEKQRIRGYIPNSVKFTTVSTRELDRIASDKNHQGYVIIRTKQKSFSSLGFEQFKQNVEAGEGPILILDRIQDPGNLGNILRTAECMGVKHVLMSDRDTSPITPVVEKVSAGAVHHLQIYRVANLMHGMEFLKKNEYWILATDEEGEEAIWETLPDASQMAVIMGNEGEGVKRLLLEEADYVARIPLFGSVTSLNVVVACGITLDRVQNVSR